ACGAGCacgtcagcccccccccgcccccgcccccgcccccaccgcttCCCCCCCATTAGGAAACAGGCGCCACATGCGGCCCCTCAGAGATCGCCGGAGGAGAAGTTTCTGCGCCGCAGAGATAGACGGCCACCGTCGCCAAGCGGTCTAAAAAATGAGGGCCGCCAACTCCGCTAGGGCTttcttatttttacaaattattcTCTCCTCGTTTGCGAAGACCCCGACTGGTGAGTGCCTGTTTTTCCTTTCACACGTCTGAAATTGCACGACCAGAGGATTCGTTACGAGCATTGTTATTCAGATAATAGAACAGTTATTTTTATCTCTATTTCGCGTTGacttttttttcaacatgaaCAGACTGGAAAACCGTTTTTAGCACATATACAGttcttgtttttatatatatatatattttgtttagcCTTATTTAACCAAGATAGACTCACGGAggtggaaaatatgtttttcatgagTTGCCTGTGCAagacaggcagaaaaaaatacaccacacaaaattacagacacacaacatACATCAAAATACAGCATACAGCACGCTGAATTAAATTCATAATCATGGACATGGCACCAAATCGAGTGCTATGTGGCTATGTGACTGCCTCTAGATCCTTACTCATAGATTTAAAGATGCCCAAAGAGACCAGATCAGAAAGTTTCAAATTGTTTTGTAAACATATTCCAGGTGAAGCAAGCAGAATACGTGAATGACCTTTAACCCTACTCTGTACGGACGTTGGGGacagacaacaataataaaccGTGAGAACGAAGACAGTGACCTCCAGCACACCTAGAAAGGATCATGCAAGCGGCCTTATGTCATACTGAATGTACACATATAGCCTGCTGAAGGTGCCCTTTGCCTCAAGGTTATTGTGGTTTCCCTCCAGTCAACAGTCAGTTGTGGCCTGGAAACAAGTTGTGGGGAActgttcagccaatcagtgacttgaaAGCAAAGTgctgaagcatttttcaaaaaaaaaaacaaaaaaacaaaacagcagacTCAGTACCAGAGTTTAAAAGTGGGAAACCTCCAAGATTAGGATTATAGCATAGCTGAACCTCAAAGTTTGTGGGGGTGGGTTAGAGTGTGGATTAACCCcagtgtgggtgagggagggtaAGAGTGTGGATTAACCCCAGTGTGGGTGAGGGATAGTTAGAGTGTGGATTAACCCcagtgtgggtgagggagggtaAGAGTGTGGATTAACCCCAGTGTGAGTGAGGGATGGTAAGAGTGTGGATTAACCCcagtgtgggtgagggagggtaAGAGTGTGGATTAACCCCAGTGTGGGTGAGGGATAGTTAGAGTGTGGATTAACCCCAGTGTGGGTGAGGGAAAGTTAAAGTGTGGATTAACCCCAGTGTGGGTGAGGGATGGTCACAGTGTGGATTAACCCcagtgtgggtgagggagggtaAGAGTGTGGATTAACCCcagtgtgggtgagggagggtaAGAGTGTGGATTAACCCCAGTGTGGGTGAGGGGAGGTTAAAGTGTGGATTAACCCCAGTGTGGGTGAGGGAAAGTTAAAGTGTGGATTAACCCcagtgtgggtgagggagggtaAGAGTGTGGATTAACCCCAGTGTGAGTGAGGGATAGTAAGAGTGTGGATTAACCCCAGTGTGGGTGAGGGAAGGTAAGAGTGTGGATTAACCCCAGTGTGGGTGAGGGAAGGTTAGAGTGTGGATCAACCCcagtgtgggtgagggagggtaAGAGTGTGGATTAACCCcagtgtgggtgagggagggttAGAATGTGGATTAACCCCAGTGTGGGTGATGGAGGGTCACAGTGTGGATTAACCCCAGCGTGGGTGAGGGAGGGTTAGAGTGTGGATTAACCCcagtgtgggtgagggagggtaAGAGTGTGGATTAACTCCAGTGTGGGTGAGGGATGGTAAGAGTGTGGATTAACCCcagtgtgggtgagggagggtaAGAGTGTGGATTAACTCCAGTGTGGGTGAGGGATGGTAAGAGTGTGGATTAACCCcagtgtgggtgagggagggtaAGAGTGTGGATTAACTCCAGTGTGGGTGAGGGATGGTAAGAGTGTGGATTAACCCCAGTGTGGGTGAGGGATGTTAAGAGTGTGGATTAACTCCAGTGTGGCAGTGAGAGGTTTAGAGTGTGGATTAACCCCAGTGTGGGTGATGGTGGGTCACAGTGTGGATTAACCCcagtgtgggtgagggagggtaAGAGTGTGGATTAACCCcagtgtgggtgagggagggttAGAGTGTGGATTAACTCcagtgtgggtgagggagggtaAGAGTGTGGATTAACCCCAGTGTGGGTGAGGGATGGTTAGAGTGTGGATTAACCCcagtgtgggtgagggagggtaAGAGTGTGGATTAACCCcagtgtgggtgagggagggtaAGAGTGTGGATTAACCCcagtgtgggtgagggagggtaAGAGTGTGGATTAACCCCAGTGTGGCAGTGGGAGGGTAAGAGTGTGGATTAACCCcagtgtgggtgagggagggttAGAGTGTGGATTAACCCCAGTGTGGCAGTGGGAGGGTAAGAGTGTGGATTAACCCcagtgtgggtgagggagggtaAGAGTGTGGATTAACCCcagtgtgggtgagggagggttAGAGTGTGGATTAACCCCAGTGTGGCAGTGGGAGGGTTAGAATGTGGATTAACTCcagtgtgggtgagggagggtaAGAGTGTGGATTAACCTCAGTGTGGGTGCTTCCTAGTTGGGAAATGTCACGTCTTTTTCAGATAAAGAGGAAGTTTCAGTCATACAGGAAGTGGCTTAGCATATGGGATAACTCAGACTAAAAGGTCATGGGGgatggaagggaaggggggggggggcatttcctCTCATGCCCTTCATAAGTGCGATGGCAGAATGAAccatcatgaaaataaaaactggcacAGCTAGTAAGAGCTGTCAGTCCCACACTGGCATGAACCAATCATTGAGCTGATTGTAGCCCCACCACCCAGTACAGGGTTGGTGATACATCAGGGCTTAACTCTGTGTGGTATAACACCACAAGTtagtgatcagaatgttctcagctgaacgttctaatgctgatgtaacaatcactgctggcgattgaaagcagtggagctctagaacaccgacttggaattttgaaaaataaaaaaaaacattctaaaaaagcACTAAGAAAGGTGAAGGAAGTCAGCTCAGGAGGGATGAATATTTGGAAGGTGTTTGTGGGAAAGCCTCCAGTAGCaagggagaggagcagagaaacAATAGTTTGACCTTTTATTTATCATAATTTCATAGTTAAAATAACCACCCAGTGGGCAACCtttcatacatttgttttgtaaatggaatattcacattttcagttcatACTGTTCATCATTCATGGTTAATGTGGCATTAAGTCTAAGTCAGTCCTGCTTCTCTAATGGCCTGTTGTGCACTGATGCTCAGAATCTGCCACCACATCTTTCAATCTCTCAATTGATATTGATACCTGATATTGGAAATCCAATGATAAGATATTGTGCCATCCTGCTGGGGTGAAACGGTCAAACCTGCTCTTCATTTCACccttcaaattaaatattatcctttatgtagaaaaataatgGACAAAGAAATAtatgttcaagctgattataaaatcTGCAGttataaaatacattagaaCTGCTTAATTATGCAGTTATAAACTACTTATAGGATGGTATAATGATAGCCTGTTTAGTACAAATACTacaaattatttcttcatttttgttttatattgattttacatattacattttatgccaaaaagagaGATTGTTGCGAGATGTTGCCTTTATCAATTCAGCGTTTCCATAGTTTGTGCAAGTACCTTATCTGACCCAGATCTGCATGTTATCCTCCTCCCCCTTGCTACTGcgaataaaaatttaaaaataaaccttaTCTCTAGATcctgtaaaattttaaatcaccCCTGTTTATCACTGAGAATTTTCAGGGAGCCATTTTACTCATGTGACCACGTAGTCGTGCGAAAAGAAgaattttattctgaattttgGTCAAAATGGATGTTCTGCGCTTCAGCTGTCAGTGATAGGTGGGACTTGAACGCATCGAAAAGTATTTCCCGTAAAACACCTGACTGAGCCCTGCATGTTCTCGTCCTCCCTTGCTCCCCGACACCcgcactcctccccctcccccccagtgaGGCTTTCCGTTCCCGAGGGTCATTACATCATCCTGATCTGCCCTGGCCGCGAGCCcacagactccgcccccctggAGTGGAGGGACGGGGACGGACGGGTCCTGGCCACCTGGCAGGGGCACACGGCAGCCAGCGCTAAAGCGGGCAGGTACAGCCTCCTGACGGACGGGTCCCTCTTCATCAGAGACCTTCAGCCGGGGGATTCCGGAGAGTTCCGCTGCGGCGACCAGGTGGCGGCCGACGTGCAGGTCCTGACAGGTGAGAGGGCCAGGTGTGTGCAACCTGCAGCCGGGGCGTTAGGAACCACCAGTCATCGTACATCCTCACATCGGtaccgcaccacacacaccccggGATCTCAAAAACCAGTCCAGGAGGGTCCGCAGCAGCCGGGATTACGTGCTTCCTGTCGATCAGtggccaattaaggccttgggggaaaaaaacaaaaacaaacgagGAGTGGCCAGGCTCTCGAAGCCAGTCGATGGCTTTAGTTAAGCGATGGAGTGTTAGTTACTCCGAATGACACGTCAGTGGAGTCTCACTTAAATGTGGGTGATGGTCCGTCATTTTAAATCACAGGCGAGTCTCGGTCATCCACTTGAATTGTTATTAGTGCAATCTGAGTTACACACGACAGTTTTGCTGCAGTGACTGCCAGTCGCCTGTCCGTCGCATTTCATTCACCTGTCAGTCGCCTCATTCACATTTCACTCTCCTGTCAGTCACCTGTCGGTCGTGTGTCTCGATCCTCAGGTGAAGAGTACGCGGTCAGCGCCGGCAGAACCGTGCTGATCCCCTGCAAAGTCACcgacaaacagaaacagaagtgGACGTTCCGGAAGGGCAAGCGTTCGGAACGCCGGACCGTCTTCGTCAGGTTTCGGAACGGAACGCTGAGGAAGGAGGCCGAAGACCCGCGGAACCGCCTCTCGCAGACGAAGGACAACGCGCTCCGCATATCCGACCTCCGGCCCAGCGACGCGGGGGAGTACTGGTGCAACGGCAAAAAGGCGGCCGTTTTAACCGTGAGGACAGGTGAGCCCTTCTTGCCGAAGTTTGGGGGTCACTGTTCCACATCATACCCCCTTTCGGCCAGCagccctcctttttttttttaaccgtttaaggtgtgagatcacaaacctGTGGTTAGAATGCTCTCAACCAAACATTCTGATCGATgccacaatc
This region of Anguilla rostrata isolate EN2019 chromosome 8, ASM1855537v3, whole genome shotgun sequence genomic DNA includes:
- the LOC135262070 gene encoding CXADR-like membrane protein, with protein sequence MRAANSARAFLFLQIILSSFAKTPTVRLSVPEGHYIILICPGREPTDSAPLEWRDGDGRVLATWQGHTAASAKAGRYSLLTDGSLFIRDLQPGDSGEFRCGDQVAADVQVLTGEEYAVSAGRTVLIPCKVTDKQKQKWTFRKGKRSERRTVFVRFRNGTLRKEAEDPRNRLSQTKDNALRISDLRPSDAGEYWCNGKKAAVLTVRTENPDYTNRTAFTTEETDTETDVPENDDSDHDSVSTAVLIGLGVLILLAGLLIFLVMNRKRNRKGDRRGIDQLDSMGPADGARHPVTMATEEPQNKTQGDPTIEAGDIHYASLGRQNWRERPYTQGERHHVIYSTVAGGPV